The following proteins are encoded in a genomic region of Mycoplasma sp. NEAQ87857:
- the tsaE gene encoding tRNA (adenosine(37)-N6)-threonylcarbamoyltransferase complex ATPase subunit type 1 TsaE, producing MQKEIKCNTIQELQEWVNNNFDLFNQKKIILLDGDLGAGKTTLVQLIGKKLGIKQKITSPSFSYMKTYDGLVHIDLYNYKGDLEEFEDYFEDNIVCIEWSNLKEINYANCIKIQASLLDNDFHHFEIKEII from the coding sequence ATGCAAAAAGAAATTAAGTGTAATACAATACAAGAATTACAAGAGTGAGTAAATAATAATTTTGATTTATTTAATCAAAAGAAAATTATTTTACTTGATGGTGATTTAGGTGCTGGTAAAACTACTTTAGTACAATTAATTGGTAAAAAATTAGGAATTAAGCAAAAAATAACTTCTCCAAGTTTTTCATATATGAAAACTTATGATGGATTAGTTCATATTGATTTATATAACTACAAAGGTGATTTAGAAGAATTTGAAGATTATTTTGAAGATAATATTGTGTGTATAGAATGAAGTAATTTAAAAGAAATTAATTATGCTAATTGCATTAAAATCCAAGCATCATTATTAGATAATGATTTTCATCATTTTGAGATTAAGGAGATTATTTAA
- the tsaB gene encoding tRNA (adenosine(37)-N6)-threonylcarbamoyltransferase complex dimerization subunit type 1 TsaB has translation MNLYLDTATEDFVLVLFNDDFEVIDHVLYLNYRKKVDLIVNECLNMMKKHNLEYKDLNGLYTNIGPGFFTGVRASLVFFRTIALLTKVPLFTTTSFDILLKQNNQSILTLDAQGNKMYFFDKEMYQKNNDIKKSITVKTKDQTVIDKINYQSMIDNFKLYKDIFNQETNALLTEPLYIKSPQIGAIK, from the coding sequence ATGAATCTATATTTAGATACAGCAACAGAAGATTTTGTTTTAGTTTTATTTAATGATGATTTTGAAGTAATAGATCATGTTTTATATTTAAACTATAGAAAAAAAGTGGACCTTATAGTTAATGAATGCTTGAATATGATGAAAAAACATAATTTAGAATACAAAGATTTAAATGGACTTTATACAAATATTGGACCAGGTTTTTTTACTGGAGTTAGAGCTTCATTAGTCTTTTTTAGAACTATTGCTTTATTAACTAAAGTTCCTTTATTTACTACTACATCATTTGATATCTTATTAAAACAAAACAATCAATCAATTTTAACTCTAGATGCTCAAGGGAATAAAATGTATTTTTTTGATAAAGAAATGTATCAAAAAAATAATGATATTAAAAAATCAATAACAGTAAAAACTAAAGATCAAACTGTTATTGATAAAATTAATTATCAATCAATGATTGATAATTTTAAGTTATATAAAGATATTTTTAATCAAGAAACAAATGCTTTATTAACTGAGCCTTTATATATAAAATCTCCTCAGATTGGAGCGATTAAATAA